GAGCCGCTCCATGCCGGGCCCGGAGAAGACGGGCTGCTCATCATTCAGCAGGCCTGGTCGGGTGCCTGAGTGCCCACTTTCCGTTGTGCGGGACCAGGCTTTCTGGTACTCTGCAGTCCCATCTGGCGTCATTCCCTGAGCGCCATAAACACCGGGTTTTCATGACCAAATTTATTTTCGTCACCGGCGGCGTCGTGTCCTCGTTGGGCAAGGGCATCGCCTCCGCATCAATTGGGGCCATTCTGGAGGCGCGTGGACTGAAAGTAACGCTACTCAAGCTCGACCCCTACATCAACGTCGATCCTGGCACCATGAGTCCGTTTCAGCACGGAGAGGTGTTTGTGACCGAAGACGGCGCGGAGACTGACCTTGACCTGGGTCACTACGAACGCTTCGTGGGCGCCACCATGAGCAAACGCAACAATTTCACTACCGGCCAGATATACGAGAATGTCATTCGCAAGGAACGTCGCGGCGAATATCTCGGTGGTACGGTGCAGGTGATTCCGCACATTACTGACGAGATAAAGCGCTGTATCCGCGAGGGTGCAGGCGACGCTGACATTGCCATGGTGGAAATTGGTGGCACGGTAGGCGATATTGAATCATTGCCGTTCCTTGAGGCGATTCGCCAGATGGGTGTTGAACTGGGCCCGCAGCATACGTTGTTTGTGCATCTGACACTGGTTCCGTATATTGCCACCGCGGGTGAGATCAAGACCAAACCCACCCAACACTCGGTGAAGGAACTGCGTAGCATTGGTATTCAGCCCGACATGCTGCTGTGCCGTACCGCGCGCGCCTTGCCGGAGGCCGAGCGACGCAAGATCGCATTGTTCACCAATGTACAGGAAAAGGCTGTGATCTCCGCCCTGGACGTCGACAACATTTATAAAATCCCGCTGTTATTTCATGAGCAGGGCATTGATGAAATCGTGGCGGACAAGCTGCACCTCACGGTGGGCAAGGCAGAGTTGTCGGGGTGGGAGGCGGTGGTGCGCGCAGGGGAGCAGTCCAATGGCGAAGTCACCATCGCGATGGTGGGCAAGTATGTCAACCTGACTGAATCCTACAAGTCTCTGTCGGAGGCGCTGACGCATGCCGGTATCCACACGCTTACGCGAGTGCGTATCGTGTATGTCGATTCCGAGGAGATTGAGAAGAACGGAATTGCACAACTGGAGGGTGTCGACGGGATACTGGTGCCAGGTGGTTTTGGTGAGCGCGGTATAGAGGGCAAGATACGTGCGGTCAACTATGCCCGCACCCGCGGCATCCCGTATCTGGGTATCTGCCTCGGTATGCAGGTGGCGGTGATCGAATTTTCGCGCAATCAGGCCGGACTCACTGCGGCGCACAGCACCGAGTTCAATCCACAGGCCGAGAATCCTGTGATCGCGCTCATTACCGAATGGAAGACGGCGGATGGTATGGTGGAAAAGCGCAGCGTAGAGTCCGATCTGGGCGGTACCATGCGGCTGGGTGCGCAGCCTTGCCGTCTTGTTGCGGGAACGATTGCGCACACGCTATACGGCAAAGATGTGATTGTAGAGCGACACCGGCATCGTTATGAGTTCAATAATAACTATCTCGATATCTTGCAGCAGAAGGGGCTGGTTATTTCGGGCCGCTCTCTGGATGACAGGCTGGTGGAAATGATCGAGATTGCATCGCACCCGTGGTTCGTGGGCTGTCAGTTCCACCCCGAATTTACGTCCACGCCGCGTCAAGGTCATCCACTGTTCAGCGGCTTTATACAGGCAGCCCGCCGGCAGCATGCGCAGAGCGCGGAGCGTATGCCGGAAGCGGCATTCAACTGATGAAACTGTGCGATTTCGAAGTGGGACAGGAGTACCCACTGTTCCTGATCGCCGGGCCATGCGTGATTGAGAGCCACGCCCTGGCACTGGAGAGCGCGGGGCGCCTCAAGGAGATCACCGCCAAGCTCGATATTCCATTTATTTATAAATCGTCCTTCGACAAGGCGAACCGTTCCTCAGGAAAAAGTTTTCGTGGCCCGGGCCTGGAGCAGGGTCTGCGCATCCTGCAAGCTGTCAAACAGCAGCTTGGTGTACCGGTGCTCACTGACGTGCACGAAGATACGCCACTGGATGAAGTTGCTGAGGTGGTGGATGTGTTGCAGACCCCTGCCTTTCTGTGCCGGCAGACCAATTTTATCCAAAGTGTCGCGCGTCTTGGCAAGCCAGTGAATATCAAGAAAGGGCAGTTTCTGGCGCCCTGGGACATGAAAAATGTGGTCGAAAAAGCACGTGAGGCCGGGAATCAAGCAATCATGGTCTGCGAGCGCGGCGTGTCATTTGGTTACAATAATCTGGTGTCTGATATGCGCTCGCTCGCGGTGATGCGAGCGACAGGTTGTCCAGTGGTGTTTGATGCAACGCATTCGGTGCAGCTCCCCGGCGGGCAGGGAACGAGCTCCGGCGGGCAGCGCGAATTCGTGCCGGTATTGGCGCGGGCTGCCGTCGCGGCAGGCGTTGCAGGCGTATTTATGGAAACCCATCCCACGCCTGAGACGGCGCTGAGCGACGGCCCTAATGCCTGGCCTCTGGCGCACATGGAAGAGTTGCTGACGACGTTGCTGCTGCTGGATAAGGCCACCAAGGCACGCGGCTTTATTGAAGATCGACTTTAGGCCAGTTTGTATTTTGTGCTGGGCGATGAGCAGCTATGTGATTCGCAGGGATTCGGACCGGCAGTCTGCTGTGAAATGGGTTAACACGATTATTTATAAGGAAAGGGCGCGGTGGTAAAAATCAAGGATGTGCGTGCACGGGAAGTGATCGACTCACGCGGTAATCCCACAGTAGAAGCAGACGTTATTCTGGAGTCAGGTGTGCGTGGCAGGGCAGCAGTGCCGTCCGGTGCTTCCACCGGTGCGAGAGAAGCGATCGAGCTACGCGACGGTGATGTCAGCCGCTACGGTGGGAAGGGCGTGCTACAGGCAGTAGCACATGTGAACACGGTGCTGCGCCAGGCCCTGACAGGTATCCCGGCCAGTGATCAGGCACGATTGGATGCTGTTATGTGCGAGCTGGACGGTACGCCGAACAAGGCTCGGCTGGGCGCAAATGCAATTCTTGCCGTCTCGCTCGCGGCCGCGCACGCTGCGGCTGCAGATTCAGGTCAGCCACTGTACAGGTACCTGGCACCATCGACGGGCGGAAAGTTCGTGCTGCCGGTGCCGATGATGAACATCATTAATGGCGGCGCGCATGCGGATAATAATGTTGACCTGCAGGAGTTCATGATTCTGCCAGTGGGCATGCCGAGCCTGAGTGAGGCGATCCGCTGTGGTGCCGAGGTGTTCCATGCCCTGAAGAAGGTGCTGCACGATAAAGGACTCTGCACGGCAGTGGGTGACGAAGGCGGATTTGCGCCCGACCTTGACTCCAACGAGGCCGCCATACAGGTGATACTGGAAGGCATCGAACGTGCCGGTTACACGCCGGGGCAGGACGTATACCTCGGCCTGGATGCCGCAAGCTCGGAGTTTTACCGTGACGGCCACTACGTGCTGGCGTCCGAAAACAAGCGCCTTACCGGCGCCGAGTTTTCCGACTATCTTGCGGCCTGGGTAGACAAATACCCCATACTCACCATTGAGGACGGCATGGCAGAGACTGACTGGGACGGATGGGCGTTACTGAGCCGTAGCCTGGGCGGACGTGTGCAGCTGGTGGGTGATGACCTGTTTGTCACTAATACCCGGATTTTTGAACAGGGCATTGCCAAAAATATTGCCAACTCGATCTTGATCAAGGTAAACCAGATCGGCACACTGAGTGAAACGCTGGCCGCCATTGCCATGGCGAAACAGGCCGATTACACGGCCGTGATCTCGCACCGCTCCGGTGAAACCGAGGACACTACCATTGCCGATCTGGCAGTGGCGACGGGTGCAGGGCAGATCAAGACCGGTTCCATGTCACGCTCAGATCGTGTGGCGAAGTATAATCAGTTGTTGCGAATTGAGGAGGAGCTTGGTGCGCAGGCGGAGTATGCCGGGCGTGCCGCATTTCGCAGCCTGCAATCGTGAGGGTCACAGGCGCACTGTGAAGATTGTTATCGCTCTGCTGGGGGTGTTGGTGCTGGCGCTGCAATATCCACTCTGGATGGGTAGCGGCAGCCTTGTCGATACCTGGAAGTTACGGCAGGAGCGTGATGTCCAGCAAGCAGAGAATCATATGCTCATGGAGCGCAACCAGGCGCTTGAAGCCGAAGTAAATGATTTGAAGCAAGGCCTGGCTGCAATTGAGGAACGGGCCCGTAGCGAGCTTGGCATGACAAAAAAAGACGAGACATTTTACCAGGTTATACACGAATAGCAGATACTGACCGCTTGCGCCAGACTTGAGACAGCCAAACAGCATACAGACTGAACAGCGTTACTGGGCGGTAGTGCCTGCTGCCGGTAGTGGCACACGAATGGGGGCAGCGCTACCGAAGCAGTATCTGCCGCTTGCTGGCCGTACAGTCATCGAGCATACGCTGCAACGCCTGCTCGATCATGAAACGATAACGGGCGTTGTCGTGGCAGTTGCCGCCGACGATAGTCACTTTGCCGCGATCAGGGCCAGGCTTGCCGACCACGGCAAGCCTTTGCTGGTAGCAGAGGGCGGGGCCGAGCGTTTTCAGTCTGTGCTGAGTGCGCTCCAGTTGCTGGCGCAGACAGCCTCCGCGACGGATTGGGTGCTGGTGCACGATGCGGTGCGCCCATGTATCCGCCGGGATGATATTGACCGCTTGCTGCAAGCCCTTGGTGGGCATGTGGCAGGTGCTTTGTTGGGCCTCCCGTTGCTTGATACGATCAAGCGCGTAGACTCAGCATCCCGGGTAGAGGCGACACTGGACCGCAGTTTGTTATGGCGGGCCCTGACGCCACAGGCGTTCCGGCTGGGTGCGCTGGATGCTGCACTGAGAGGTGTGCTGGCAGACAGGGTGCCAGTGACAGATGAGTGTGCTGCGATGGAGCGCACCGGTGCAGTGCCCCTCATGCTACAGGGCGCGGCTGATAATATCAAAATTACCCGGTCGCAGGATCTGGTGCTCGCCGAGTTTTACTTAAGCCAACAGAGGAATGAACAGTGAGAGTTGGCTATGGTTACGATGCACATGCCTTCGCGGAAGGGAGAAGGCTGGTGCTGGGAGGCATCGTTGTCCCGTATGCGAAAGGGTTGGCGGCGCATTCGGACGGTGATGTGCTGATTCATGCAGTTTGCGATGCATTGCTGGGTGCGGCGGGGCTGGGCGACATCGGCCGAATATTCCCGGATACTGATGTCCGCTACCACGACATTGACAGTCGTGTGTTGCTGCAGGAGGTCGTGCTTTTGCTGCGCGGACACAGTCTGGGCATTTCGAACATCGACAGCACAATCGTGGCGCAGGCACCCAGACTTGCGCCGCATATCGAAGATATGCGCAAGCTGCTGGCGGATGACCTCGGCATGGATGTCTCACGCCTCAACATCAAGGCCAAGACCACCGAGGGGATGGGATATATAGGCCGTTCTGAAGGTATCGAGGCCCATGCGGTGGTGATGCTGAAGGAGCTCCAGCCCGACACGCCCAGGGAAGGATAGGATGCTGCTGCTTTGCGATGGAGTGGAGTGCTAGTTGCCCGCCTTTTTCAGCAGTACATAAACGGCGCCTGTGCCGCCGTCTGCGGGGCGGGCCGAGCAGAATGCCAACACTTCATCGCGCTGCTGTAACCAGTGACTAAGCTTCCCCTTTAATACCGGCAGCTTGTGGCGTGACCCAAGGCCCTTGCCGTGAATCATGCGTACACAGCGCACATCATTGCGGCGGCAAGCAGCCAGAAAACGCGTCAGGGCGTTGCGTGCCTCGGGCACAGTCATGCCGTGGAGATCGAGCTCGGCACCCACGCTGAACTGGCCGCGGCGCAGCTTGCGTAACAGTCCGTGCTGGAGGCTGCTGCGTTGAAACAGCAGCTCCTCACCTGCTTCTACTTCTGCCGTGTAGGGACTGTCTGAAAGCATGTCACGCAGAACCTGCTGCTCATCGATCTCCTTTTGGCGTGGGTGAGGTGACGGCTTCTTCGCCATGAAAGTAACCTTGTCGTTGCGCAAAGGCACGGTCTTGCTGACCGCATGACGGAACAACTCGGCATCCTTCTGCGATATCTTTGATCTGCGCTGCATGGCTAATTGGATGCAGGCTGATGTGATTCGTTCAGCAACAATGTTACTTTGTCTGCGGGTAGTGGATGGCCAAAGTAATAGCCTTGGGCATGGTCACAGCCGAGATTTTTGAGTTTGTCTGCAATCTGGATATTATCCACGCCCTTGGCGCCCACGCCATAGAACGCCCAGATGGCAGTGCCGGGCATAAACGGCCAGCCGACCTGCAGGCGCTTTGGATGCTGCTCCGGAGTTAACAGGGCTTCAGGCAGGAAGCGCAGACGGCCACTATCGTCGGCGTAAAAAAGGTCGAGTTGCGCCCCCAGCGCACTCTGTTTGGGTGCGCTGCACGCTGCGTGCGGGTTCGCGCCTTGATGTGATTTCAGTGTGAGAGTGGGGAACAGGATAAACTTGGCATGCGCCCACGAACTGCCGAGCAGTAGTAGACAGACGCCCAACAGGTGAGGCAGGCATCTTGCCAACAGCAATTGCAGGTTCATATCGGATCTCACATTAAAATTAGCCGCAACCGCACTGCCCTCAGGTAAAATGTACCTGAGATGGCGGTTACACTAAAAACATACGACCCGACATATGGGAAAAGACGGGGACAAGCCGGCGGGGACAGATTGTCTCCAGTCGTCGTTGTTATAGTGTCACTGAACCCTGTGAGAATAAAGTAAACGGCTTGATAATCAAGAGGTGTTTAATTATCAGGCCTTAGGTTGGTGGTATATGCCGGGGTGCACCGGCTGTGATGCACTACGTCGGGCCTGCCTCTATGTAAGGCGTCCGAGGGTGGATCCTGCAGCCTTTTGCGTAAATATTTTTTACGTTCTTGTAACGATAGGGTCATGAGAATTCTGCTGACGAATGATGATGGCTACCTGGCCCCGGGCATTATCCGTCTGGCGCAGGCACTGCGCACACGGGCCGATGTGACCGTGGTGGCCCCGGATCGTGACCGTAGCGGCGCCAGCAACTCACTGACACTCGACAGCCCGATCCGGGCTACCTGGACTGACAATGACTGCATCCGGGTCGACGGTACGCCGACGGACTGCGTCCACCTCGCGATCACCGGCCTGCTGGAGCAGGAGCCGGACATGGTCGTGTCGGGAATTAATGCGGGTGCTAATCTGGGCGATGATGTGCTCTATTCAGGAACGGTGGCCGCTGCCATGGAGGGGCGGTTTCTGGGTCTGCCAGCGCTGGCCATCTCACTGGTAGGGCATGAGCATTACGATACTGCCGCGCAGGTGGCGCTGCATATTATCGAGCGGTTGCAATCCGACCCGTTGCCCGCGGATACCATTTTGAACATCAATGTGCCGGACCTGCCGTGGCAGAACATCGCGGGCTTCGAGGCCACCCGCCTGGGTCACCGACACAGGGCGGAGCGTGTCATTCAGGCCGCGGATCCGCGGGGGCGGCCGATATACTGGGTTGGCCCCCCGGGTGCGGAGCAGGACGCCGGTGCCGGCACTGATTTCGATGCCGTTCGGCGCCGGCATGTATCGGTAACACCTATTTTGATCGACCTCACGCGTTATACCGCACTCGACAAGGTAGCGAGCTGGCTGAAGGGCGCGTCCGGGCTCAATGCCACGCGTGATGTGGTGCGGGAGGGCGGCCAACCGTGAGTCTGCAACACCACGGCATTGGCATGACCTCGCAACGCACCCGCGAACGGTTGGTGAAGCGACTGGAAGAACAAGGCATCAGCAACCCGGCCCTGTTGCAGGCCATACGCTCCACGCCACGGCATATCTTTGTCGATGAGGCCCTGGCAAGCCGTGCCTACGAGGATACGGCGCTCCCCATCGGCCATGGCCAGACCATCTCGCAGCCTTATATCGTTGCCCGCATGACACAGGCCCTGCTGGAGGGCGGCACGCCACACAAGGTGCTGGAGATAGGTACCGGCTGCGGCTACCAGACGGCGATACTGGCCCGGCTGGTCAACGAAGTGTACAGCGTTGAGCGAATTGCATCGCTGCTCGCCGGTGCGCGCTTGCGCTTCAGTGAGCTCAAGCTGCGCAATATTCAGATCAAGCATGGTGATGGCTACGCCGGTTGGGCGCAGCATGCCCTCTACGACGCCATTCTGGTGAGTGCCGCCCCGCTGGAGGTGCCGCAGAGCCTGCTGGAGCAGCTGGCCGAAGGCGGTCACCTGGTGGCGCCCGTGGGCCCC
This is a stretch of genomic DNA from Gammaproteobacteria bacterium. It encodes these proteins:
- a CDS encoding CTP synthase: MTKFIFVTGGVVSSLGKGIASASIGAILEARGLKVTLLKLDPYINVDPGTMSPFQHGEVFVTEDGAETDLDLGHYERFVGATMSKRNNFTTGQIYENVIRKERRGEYLGGTVQVIPHITDEIKRCIREGAGDADIAMVEIGGTVGDIESLPFLEAIRQMGVELGPQHTLFVHLTLVPYIATAGEIKTKPTQHSVKELRSIGIQPDMLLCRTARALPEAERRKIALFTNVQEKAVISALDVDNIYKIPLLFHEQGIDEIVADKLHLTVGKAELSGWEAVVRAGEQSNGEVTIAMVGKYVNLTESYKSLSEALTHAGIHTLTRVRIVYVDSEEIEKNGIAQLEGVDGILVPGGFGERGIEGKIRAVNYARTRGIPYLGICLGMQVAVIEFSRNQAGLTAAHSTEFNPQAENPVIALITEWKTADGMVEKRSVESDLGGTMRLGAQPCRLVAGTIAHTLYGKDVIVERHRHRYEFNNNYLDILQQKGLVISGRSLDDRLVEMIEIASHPWFVGCQFHPEFTSTPRQGHPLFSGFIQAARRQHAQSAERMPEAAFN
- the kdsA gene encoding 3-deoxy-8-phosphooctulonate synthase, translated to MKLCDFEVGQEYPLFLIAGPCVIESHALALESAGRLKEITAKLDIPFIYKSSFDKANRSSGKSFRGPGLEQGLRILQAVKQQLGVPVLTDVHEDTPLDEVAEVVDVLQTPAFLCRQTNFIQSVARLGKPVNIKKGQFLAPWDMKNVVEKAREAGNQAIMVCERGVSFGYNNLVSDMRSLAVMRATGCPVVFDATHSVQLPGGQGTSSGGQREFVPVLARAAVAAGVAGVFMETHPTPETALSDGPNAWPLAHMEELLTTLLLLDKATKARGFIEDRL
- the eno gene encoding phosphopyruvate hydratase, which produces MVKIKDVRAREVIDSRGNPTVEADVILESGVRGRAAVPSGASTGAREAIELRDGDVSRYGGKGVLQAVAHVNTVLRQALTGIPASDQARLDAVMCELDGTPNKARLGANAILAVSLAAAHAAAADSGQPLYRYLAPSTGGKFVLPVPMMNIINGGAHADNNVDLQEFMILPVGMPSLSEAIRCGAEVFHALKKVLHDKGLCTAVGDEGGFAPDLDSNEAAIQVILEGIERAGYTPGQDVYLGLDAASSEFYRDGHYVLASENKRLTGAEFSDYLAAWVDKYPILTIEDGMAETDWDGWALLSRSLGGRVQLVGDDLFVTNTRIFEQGIAKNIANSILIKVNQIGTLSETLAAIAMAKQADYTAVISHRSGETEDTTIADLAVATGAGQIKTGSMSRSDRVAKYNQLLRIEEELGAQAEYAGRAAFRSLQS
- the ftsB gene encoding cell division protein FtsB — translated: MKIVIALLGVLVLALQYPLWMGSGSLVDTWKLRQERDVQQAENHMLMERNQALEAEVNDLKQGLAAIEERARSELGMTKKDETFYQVIHE
- the ispD gene encoding 2-C-methyl-D-erythritol 4-phosphate cytidylyltransferase, with the translated sequence MRQPNSIQTEQRYWAVVPAAGSGTRMGAALPKQYLPLAGRTVIEHTLQRLLDHETITGVVVAVAADDSHFAAIRARLADHGKPLLVAEGGAERFQSVLSALQLLAQTASATDWVLVHDAVRPCIRRDDIDRLLQALGGHVAGALLGLPLLDTIKRVDSASRVEATLDRSLLWRALTPQAFRLGALDAALRGVLADRVPVTDECAAMERTGAVPLMLQGAADNIKITRSQDLVLAEFYLSQQRNEQ
- the ispF gene encoding 2-C-methyl-D-erythritol 2,4-cyclodiphosphate synthase is translated as MRVGYGYDAHAFAEGRRLVLGGIVVPYAKGLAAHSDGDVLIHAVCDALLGAAGLGDIGRIFPDTDVRYHDIDSRVLLQEVVLLLRGHSLGISNIDSTIVAQAPRLAPHIEDMRKLLADDLGMDVSRLNIKAKTTEGMGYIGRSEGIEAHAVVMLKELQPDTPREG
- a CDS encoding Smr/MutS family protein is translated as MQRRSKISQKDAELFRHAVSKTVPLRNDKVTFMAKKPSPHPRQKEIDEQQVLRDMLSDSPYTAEVEAGEELLFQRSSLQHGLLRKLRRGQFSVGAELDLHGMTVPEARNALTRFLAACRRNDVRCVRMIHGKGLGSRHKLPVLKGKLSHWLQQRDEVLAFCSARPADGGTGAVYVLLKKAGN
- the surE gene encoding 5'/3'-nucleotidase SurE, giving the protein MRILLTNDDGYLAPGIIRLAQALRTRADVTVVAPDRDRSGASNSLTLDSPIRATWTDNDCIRVDGTPTDCVHLAITGLLEQEPDMVVSGINAGANLGDDVLYSGTVAAAMEGRFLGLPALAISLVGHEHYDTAAQVALHIIERLQSDPLPADTILNINVPDLPWQNIAGFEATRLGHRHRAERVIQAADPRGRPIYWVGPPGAEQDAGAGTDFDAVRRRHVSVTPILIDLTRYTALDKVASWLKGASGLNATRDVVREGGQP
- a CDS encoding protein-L-isoaspartate(D-aspartate) O-methyltransferase: MTSQRTRERLVKRLEEQGISNPALLQAIRSTPRHIFVDEALASRAYEDTALPIGHGQTISQPYIVARMTQALLEGGTPHKVLEIGTGCGYQTAILARLVNEVYSVERIASLLAGARLRFSELKLRNIQIKHGDGYAGWAQHALYDAILVSAAPLEVPQSLLEQLAEGGHLVAPVGPPGAQDLIRVTRTRDGYTRESLDRVSFVPLLGGAA